From Miscanthus floridulus cultivar M001 chromosome 15, ASM1932011v1, whole genome shotgun sequence, the proteins below share one genomic window:
- the LOC136508564 gene encoding uncharacterized protein, with translation MAQILPGPGARVPPPLPDHLVEEILVRVASSADLVRASAACASFRRLVAAASFLRRYRSLHPPLLLGVLTARRFLPAEARHPNALTVHALFRAADFSQCQGTGWIYCDARAGRVLLMRSKHAGGHILPELAVCDPLTRGRTPLPTIPESLVASVLGPARDEHIGNFIAFFVPAADYEEAQYKVIAWTYSGALAVAFAYSSLSGTWTDSISISSDAPGFRVQAQFTTPVDLWPSYAYGCFYWKLQSCNKLLKLDINRMEFSVVGLPPYHEDRCVIVVEAGEGRIGIITRAGPEFPELLHSIWQNDAWNDNEHATESAIQLPSDYYCYFVFGVAEEYIIIEGFEKASARSLAFFSLNIKTLEIVRVCSVEIDHEIDHYSYTPFLYFGYPPFLSPRRI, from the coding sequence ATGGCACAGATCCTCCCCGGGCCCGGAGCCCgggtgccgccgccgctccccgaCCACCTTGTCGAGGAGATCCTCGTCCGGGTCGCCTCCTCCGCCGACCTTGTCCGCGCCTCCGCAGCGTGCGCCTCCTTCCGCCGCCTCGTCGCCGCCGCCTCATTCCTCCGCCGCTACCGctccctccacccgccgctcctcctcggcgtcctcACGGCCCGAAGATTCCTGCCCGCCGAAGCTCGCCACCCTAACGCGCTCACCGTGCACGCCCTCTTCCGCGCCGCCGACTTCTCCCAGTGCCAAGGAACCGGCTGGATCTACTGCGATGCCCGCGCCGGCCGGGTTCTCCTGATGCGCTCTAAGCATGCGGGCGGGCATATCCTCCCGGAACTCGCCGTGTGCGACCCCTTGACACGGGGGCGCACGCCGCTGCCTACCATACCAGAGAGCCTAGTAGCCTCCGTCCTTGGTCCGGCACGGGACGAGCACATTGGAAATTTCATCGCTTTCTTTGTCCCCGCAGCAGACTACGAGGAGGCGCAATACAAGGTGATTGCCTGGACGTACTCTGGAGCACTGGCTGTGGCATTTGCCTACTCTTCGCTTTCTGGCACCTGGACAGATAGTATTTCTATCAGTTCGGATGCGCCAGGCTTCCGCGTTCAAGCACAATTCACAACACCCGTGGATCTGTGGCCCAGTTATGCGTATGGTTGCTTCTACTGGAAACTGCAATCTTGCAACAAGTTGCTCAAGCTCGACATTAACAGGATGGAATTCTCGGTTGTTGGCCTCCCACCTTACCATGAAGATCGGTGTGTTATTGTTGTGGAGGCTGGTGAAGGAAGGATTGGGATAATTACTCGTGCCGGTCCAGAATTTCCTGAGCTTCTGCACTCCATTTGGCAAAATGACGCTTGGAATGACAATGAGCATGCGACGGAGTCTGCAATCCAGCTTCCCTCTGATTATTACTGCTATTTTGTTTTTGGTGTGGCAGAAGAATATATTATCATAGAAGGCTTCGAGAAAGCCAGTGCTAGAAGTTTAGCGTTTTTCTCGCTTAATATCAAGACATTGGAGATTGTGAGGGTCTGTTCCGTTGAAATTGACCACGAAATTGACCACTACAGTTACACTCCGTTTCTGTACTTTGGGTATCCGCCATTCTTATCACCGAGAAGGATATGA